The following proteins come from a genomic window of Dictyoglomus sp.:
- a CDS encoding methionine adenosyltransferase, whose protein sequence is MRNISVEKLNSLPVEEHGVELVERKGVGHPDSICDAIMDQISVNLSQEYIRIAGNILHHNIDKSLLVAGEVERKIGVGGRVIKPMLLVIGDRATSEIDGIKIPVEEIAIETAKDWIRKNLRFVDPEKHIKFQVELKPGSPELTDIFRRRKGLLPANDTSASVGYAPLTATERLIIDLERYLNSSKFKAIHPEVGEDIKIMGFRKKRVLQLTIALPLIDRFVESVQDYFNKKEIIKGEIEKFVQERNQSFEKIIIDINTLDDPERGLDGIYLSVLGTSAEDGDSGQVGRGNRVNGVIALNRPMGTEAAAGKNPVSHVGKIYNILAHKLANEIYQNIPGIKEVYVWLCSQIGKPIDQPMIATAQLILDNGVSIYDVAKPVENIIDQELANIGAFCEDLAKGKYPVW, encoded by the coding sequence ATGAGAAATATATCTGTAGAAAAATTAAATTCTCTACCTGTAGAGGAACATGGTGTAGAGTTAGTAGAAAGAAAAGGTGTAGGACATCCTGACTCCATTTGTGATGCTATAATGGATCAGATTTCTGTAAATCTATCTCAGGAGTATATAAGAATAGCTGGAAATATTCTTCACCATAACATTGATAAAAGTCTTCTTGTTGCTGGAGAAGTAGAGAGGAAAATTGGTGTTGGAGGAAGAGTAATAAAACCCATGCTTTTAGTAATCGGAGATAGAGCAACATCTGAAATAGATGGGATAAAGATCCCAGTGGAGGAAATTGCTATTGAAACTGCAAAGGATTGGATAAGAAAAAATCTAAGATTTGTTGATCCTGAAAAGCATATTAAGTTTCAAGTGGAATTAAAGCCTGGATCTCCAGAGCTTACAGATATATTTAGAAGAAGAAAAGGATTGCTTCCTGCTAATGATACTTCTGCTTCTGTTGGATATGCACCCCTTACTGCTACGGAAAGATTAATTATAGATCTTGAAAGATATTTAAATTCTTCCAAATTTAAAGCAATTCATCCTGAGGTAGGAGAAGATATAAAAATTATGGGCTTTAGGAAAAAAAGAGTTCTTCAACTTACCATTGCTCTCCCATTAATTGATAGATTTGTAGAGAGTGTTCAAGATTATTTCAACAAAAAGGAAATAATAAAAGGAGAGATTGAAAAATTTGTTCAAGAGAGAAATCAGTCCTTTGAAAAAATAATTATTGATATTAACACTTTGGATGATCCCGAAAGGGGATTAGATGGAATATATTTAAGTGTACTTGGAACTTCAGCAGAAGATGGAGATTCAGGGCAGGTAGGGAGAGGAAATAGAGTAAATGGAGTTATTGCTTTAAATCGCCCCATGGGAACAGAAGCAGCAGCAGGTAAGAATCCTGTAAGCCATGTCGGTAAAATATATAACATTCTTGCCCATAAATTAGCTAACGAAATTTATCAAAATATACCAGGCATAAAAGAAGTATATGTATGGTTGTGTAGCCAGATTGGAAAACCAATTGATCAGCCTATGATAGCTACCGCACAGTTAATATTGGATAATGGAGTTTCCATTTATGATGTGGCAAAACCTGTGGAGAATATAATAGACCAAGAGTTAGCAAATATAGGAGCTTTTTGTGAAGATCTTGCAAAGGGGAAGTATCCTGTATGGTAG